The Synchiropus splendidus isolate RoL2022-P1 chromosome 11, RoL_Sspl_1.0, whole genome shotgun sequence genome contains a region encoding:
- the LOC128767621 gene encoding uncharacterized protein LOC128767621: protein MLMVVTVLLLLHRARSEEIMMSEKQTVRPGGEVTLTCERSVMTNLVWIRLGLDQTLQAFGKSVSSYVMPSNMKTTFEKDTSSFHLSHVREEDSAVFFCVEIIQRKWTFLKRVELMVADVSKPVHPGASSPPPRSTLEDLTSCFPPGKFPSGPASVYTEGNHEYECGDEREGQSSSTCVYSFFMNTSLSEGGLRSVTSCGDRSEAGAAGSNVSTNNLLYVGAAAALTVVLIVACLIHQPKNLVDLQTQTSDGLQAPLSHEHSVMCYTAVCSEEKAGGERAACRRRRSQNLSH from the exons ATGTTGATGGTcgtgactgtgctgctgctcctccaccgaGCCC GGAGCGAGGAGATTATGATGTCTGAGAAGCAGACTGTGAGACCTGGTGGTGAAGTCACTTTGACTTGTGAGCGCAGTGTTATGACTAACTTAGTATGGATCCGACTGGGGCTGGACCAGACTCTGCAAGCTTTCGGGAAATCTGTTTCTTCTTATGTAATGCCTTCTAACATGAAAACTACATTTGAAAAGGACACATCCTCCTTCCATCTTTCTCATGTGAGAGAAGAAGATTCTGCAGTTTTCTTCTGTGTGGAAATAATTCAACGAAAATGGACTTTTCTGAAGCGTGTGGAGCTGATGGTGGCAG ATGTGTCCAAACCAGTCCATCCAGGAGCCTCaagtcctcctcctcgctcaaCACTGGAGGATTTAACCTCCTGTTTTCCACCTGGAAAGTTTCCATCTGGACCTGCTTCAGTTTACACTGAAGGGAATCATGAGTATGAGTGTGGAGATGAGCGCGAGGGACAGTCCTCCAGCACATGTGTCTACAGCTTCTTCATGAACACCAGCCTGTCTGAGGGAGGATTACGCTCTGTCACCTCATGTGGAGACAGGTCTGAGGCTGGAGCTGCAG gCTCAAACGTGTCGACTAACAACCTCCTTTATGTCGGagcggctgctgctctgactgtGGTCCTGATTGTTGCTTGTTTGATCCACCAACCCAAAA aCCTGGTTGATCTGCAAACACAAACTAGCGACGGTCTCCAGGCTCCCTTG AGCCATGAACACTCAGTGATGTGTTACACAGCCGTCTGCAGTGAGGAgaaggcaggaggagagagagcagcgtgcaggaggaggaggagtcagaaCCTGTCACACTGA